In the genome of Triticum urartu cultivar G1812 chromosome 5, Tu2.1, whole genome shotgun sequence, one region contains:
- the LOC125510612 gene encoding binding partner of ACD11 1-like: MEEGRRGTRTVRVRNISDLAGEREVREFFSFSGEIDHVDITPDGAAAGRTAYVTFKDAKALEIALLLSGATIVDRVVNITSAEDYIYIPVNEQQLMVNEVTSTAPTADLEQPTEANASPTSVYASKAHDVMTTVIARGSAIRQDAVNKAKSFDERHQLRANASARISSFDRRVGLSEKLNTGISAVNEKVKTVDQRLHVSDKTMAALLAAERKLNNTGSAVKTNRYVSAGTSWLNGAFSKVAKAGHVAGSRTREKFQIAVSNISAKGPAVVA, from the exons ATGGAG gaggggaggagggggacGAGGACGGTGCGGGTGCGGAACATCTCAGATCTGGCCGGGGAGCGCGAGGTGCGcgagttcttctccttctccgGCGAAATCGACCACGTCGACATCACCCC tgacggggcggcggcggggaggacGGCCTACGTCACCTTCAAGGACGCCAAGGCCCTGGAgatcgcgctgctgctctcg GGAGCAACAATTGTGGATCGAGTTGTGAACATAACCTCTGCTGAAGATTACATCTACATCCCTGTTAATGAACAG CAACTTATGGTGAATGAGGTGACAAGTACAGCTCCTACTGCAGATTTGGAACAACCTACTGAG GCCAACGCAAGCCCCACTAGCGTTTATGCCAGCAAGGCTCATGATGTCATGACAACTGTGATCGCAAGGGGTTCAGCAATTCGACAAGATGCTGTGAACAAAGCTAAATCATTTGACGAGAGGCATCAGTTGAGGGCTAATGCGTCAGCTAGGATCAGTTCCTTCGATAGGCGTGTTGGCCTTTCAGAGAAGTTAAATACTGGGATATCGGCCGTAAATGAAAAGGTGAAAACTGTGGACCAAAGGTTACATGTTTCTGACAAAACAATGGCTGCTTTGCTGGCTGCAGAGCGCAAGCTAAACAATACAGGCTCTGCTGTGAAAACCAACAG GTATGTGTCTGCTGGAACAAGCTGGCTAAATGGTGCGTTCAGCAAGGTTGCCAAGGCTGGTCATGTTGCTGGCTCAAGAACAAGAGAAAAGTTCCAGATAGCTGTGTCAAATATATCAGCCAAA GGGCCTGCTGTCGTTGCTTGA
- the LOC125510611 gene encoding scopoletin glucosyltransferase-like, with amino-acid sequence MALTIAGTGFSTCTSKKLRVLLIPFFATSHIEPFTDLAIRLAAAAAVEATVAVTPANVSIVRSVLERHYGKHHTAPVKITTYPFPAVDGLPGGVENLGKAAPADSWRIDATAVSDALMRPAQEALVREQSPDALVTDLHFVWNVRVAEELGVPCVRFSVIGAFSSLAMRHLELLAPDVAGGDPDPDVVAVVPRFPGPPVRMPRAELPEFLRRKAEVGCSTRNPFYAAQADCFGLAVNTFSDLEQHYCEMQMRQGYVKRAYFLGPVSPRPSPAAAGGGGGWLDSKPDRSVVYVCFGSLAPVSDAQLRELALGLEASGRPFLWVVRAEEWAPPEGWEERVRDRGLMVTTWAPQTAILGHQAVGAFVTHCGWNSVLETVAAGVPVLTWPLVFEQFITERLVTEVLGIGERLWPHGAGVRSTSCAEHELVPAEAVARVVMAFMAPGGPGDAARGRVRDLAAKAHAAMVEGGSSHRDLRRLVDDLVEARSAAGGIKSVLAPIESPFHG; translated from the coding sequence ATGGCCCTGACCATTGCCGGCACCGGCTTCAGCACCTGCACTAGCAAGAAGCTGCGCGTTCTGCTCATCCCTTTCTTCGCGACCAGCCACATCGAGCCCTTCACCGACCTTGCCATCCGCCTGGCCGCGGCCGCGGCCGTGGAGGCGACCGTTGCGGTCACGCCGGCGAACGTCTCCATCGTCCGCTCCGTGCTGGAGCGTCACTACGGCAAACATCACACTGCGCCTGTTAAGATAACGACGTACCCGTTCCCGGCCGTGGACGGCCTCCCGGGGGGCGTCGAGAACCTCGGCAAGGCCGCGCCGGCCGACTCGTGGCGCATCGACGCCACCGCCGTCAGCGACGCCCTGATGCGCCCCGCGCAGGAGGCGCTCGTCAGGGAGCAGTCCCCGGACGCGCTCGTCACCGACCTGCACTTCGTCTGGAACGTCCGCGTCGCCGAGGAGCTCGGCGTGCCGTGCGTCCGGTTCAGCGTCATCGGCGCCTTCTCGTCGCTCGCCATGCGCCACCTCGAGCTCCTCGCCCCGGACGTCGCCGGCGGCGACCCCGACCCCGACGTTGTCGCCGTGGTCCCTCGGTTTCCGGGCCCTCCGGTACGGATGCCGAGGGCCGAGCTGCCGGAGTTCCTGAGGAGGAAAGCGGAGGTGGGTTGCTCCACGAGAAACCCCTTCTACGCGGCGCAAGCTGACTGCTTCGGCCTCGCCGTCAACACATTCTCGGACCTGGAGCAGCACTACTGCGAGATGCAGATGCGCCAAGGCTACGTGAAGCGCGCCTACTTCCTAGGGCCTGTCTCGCCGCGGCCATCACCGGcagccgcgggcggcggcggcggctggcttGACTCGAAACCAGACCGCTCGGTGGTGTACGTGTGCTTCGGCAGTCTCGCCCCCGTCTCGGACGCCCAGCTGCGCGAGCTGGCTCTCGGGCTGGAGGCCTCGGGAAGGCCGTTCCTGTGGGTGGTGAGGGCGGAGGAGTGGGCTCCGCCGGAGGGATGGGAGGAGCGTGTCAGAGACAGGGGGCTGATGGTCACCACCTGGGCCCCGCAGACGGCCATACTGGGGCACCAGGCGGTGGGCGCGTTCGTGACCCACTGCGGGTGGAACTCGGTGCTGGAGACGGTGGCCGCCGGTGTGCCGGTGCTGACATGGCCGCTGGTGTTCGAGCAGTTCATCACCGAGAGGCTGGTCACGGAGGTCCTCGGGATCGGGGAGCGGCTGTGGCCTCACGGCGCCGGCGTACGGAGCACGAGCTGTGCAGAACACGAGCTAGTCCCCGCCGAAGCTGTGGCGCGGGTAGTGATGGCGTTCATGGCCCCTGGAGGACCAGGGGACGCGGCGAGGGGCAGGGTGAGGGACCTTGCCGCAAAGGCTCACGCAGCCATGGTGGAAGGAGGCTCATCGCACCGTGATCTGCGGCGTCTGGTCGATGATCTTGTGGAAGCAAGAAGTGCTGCTGGAGGGATCAAGTCAGTTCTGGCACCCATTGAAAGTCCCTTCCATGGTTAA